The sequence below is a genomic window from Poseidonibacter antarcticus.
ATATTAGTTTTATAAGTATAACATTCCTATTCCCATTAAAATAAATAAAAAACCTGATATTTTATAGAATAATTTTAACGATTTTTCTTCTAAAAACCATGCTTTTGCTGTTTTTGATAAAAAACCATATGTCATAAGAGAACACAAAGATATAAACATAAAGCTAAATGTCATTAAAAAAAACTGAAGATTTATATCTTTAGTCTTATCTAAAAATAATGGAAAAATTGCAGAAAAAAATAAAATTGGTTTAGGATTTGTTATTGCAATAAAAAATCCTTTTCTAAAGATATGTATTTTATTATATTCACTATGTGTATGATTCTTTTTTAAAAATATCTTTGTATTTTTATTAATAATTTGTTTTATTCCTAAATAAATCAAATAAATAGCACCAATAATTTTTAAACCTATTAAAAAATTATGAGATATTAATAGAATAGAACTAATCCCTATCATCGCTATAACAGATAATATAAATAGACCTATAATATTTGCAACAGAAGAAATTAATACAGCCTTTAAATCATAATATAAGCCATTATTAATTGCCAACAATATTGCAGCACCAGGGCTAACTATTGTAAAAAAAGAGATAGATAAGTAAGCTAAGTATAGATGAAAATTCATTTAATATTGACCCATAGAAATTGCATTATCAAGTTCTTTTGAGAAACATCCATTTGTAAAAACTCCTGAAATTCTTTTTTCTTGTAATTTATTTATTGCTTTGTAATCAAAATCAATTTGATAGTTTTCTTTATTTTTAGTTCTATACAATTTACCTAATTTAGGTTCAAAGGTATTAACACATCCAACTATTGTACCAATTATATGCCCTTTTTCATCTTCAATAATTTCTTCATTAGGAATTATTGCGAACAGTTGTAACCCTGCTTTACATTTTCAACATTTTTAGGATAATTCATTACTTTAATATTATATGTACCAAAATCCTGACTTATACCTAATTGATAATTTAAATTTATATTTTTATGAATAAAAGAAAAATTATTATAAATTTCTTCTAATTCTTCTTTATTTAAAACTAATTCTGGATAATTATGACCATGGTCATAAAAATTATTAAAACGAAGACTATCAATTCCCAAATTCTTAAAAAATTCTATGTATTTTAATAAACTTTCTTTTTTATAATTATGTCTTCCAATAGTTAAACCAATTGCAATTCGAAACTTATTCTCTTTTTGTTGAGAATTATAAAGCTTAATTCTATTTATTACTTTTACAGTATCTAATCCATGAAATACACCTTTAATCGGATATTCTCTTTCTATATTTAAATTATCATCAAGTATTCCATGAAATGTGATAGCAATAGTTCCATAATTATATTC
It includes:
- a CDS encoding LysE family translocator produces the protein MNFHLYLAYLSISFFTIVSPGAAILLAINNGLYYDLKAVLISSVANIIGLFILSVIAMIGISSILLISHNFLIGLKIIGAIYLIYLGIKQIINKNTKIFLKKNHTHSEYNKIHIFRKGFFIAITNPKPILFFSAIFPLFLDKTKDINLQFFLMTFSFMFISLCSLMTYGFLSKTAKAWFLEEKSLKLFYKISGFLFILMGIGMLYL